One Cryobacterium roopkundense genomic region harbors:
- a CDS encoding dTDP-4-dehydrorhamnose 3,5-epimerase family protein, with protein MQIRELSIPDSYEITPRQFGDDRGVFLEWYRFDALSKAVGHPLNLRQANTSVSKRGVVRGIHFADIPMGQAKYVTAMHGAVLDFIVDIRVGSPTFGQWDSVLLDSVDRRAVYLAEGLGHAFVALTDDATVSYLVSDVYNASREHGIDPLSPEIGLLFPPEAGEPLLSSKDTDAPSLGEAAAGGLLPTWADCRAFYDSLNRTEA; from the coding sequence GTGCAAATTCGCGAACTCTCCATTCCCGACTCATACGAAATCACGCCTAGACAATTTGGTGATGATCGAGGTGTTTTCCTCGAGTGGTATCGTTTTGACGCCCTGAGCAAGGCCGTCGGGCATCCACTGAACCTTCGCCAGGCGAACACCTCGGTCTCGAAGCGTGGCGTCGTTCGCGGTATCCACTTTGCGGACATCCCGATGGGGCAGGCCAAGTATGTGACGGCCATGCACGGCGCAGTGCTGGACTTCATCGTGGATATCCGTGTTGGGTCGCCCACCTTTGGGCAATGGGATTCGGTGCTCCTCGATTCAGTGGATCGGCGCGCCGTCTACCTGGCCGAAGGACTCGGTCATGCGTTTGTGGCGCTGACCGATGACGCCACGGTGAGCTATCTCGTCAGCGATGTCTACAACGCGTCACGGGAACACGGAATAGATCCGCTTTCCCCCGAGATCGGGCTGTTGTTCCCCCCCGAGGCCGGCGAGCCCCTACTCTCGTCGAAGGACACGGACGCCCCTAGCCTGGGGGAGGCCGCAGCGGGTGGACTGCTCCCGACCTGGGCCGACTGCAGAGCGTTCTACGATTCCCTGAACAGGACTGAGGCTTAA
- the rfbA gene encoding glucose-1-phosphate thymidylyltransferase RfbA translates to MRGIILAGGSGTRLWPITRGISKQLMPIYDKPMIYYPLSTLMMAGINEILIITTPEYEDQFRSLLGDGSDLGIRLEYAIQPSPDGLAQAFIIGEEFIGDDSVALVLGDNIFHGVGLGTSLRTHDEIDGGLIFAYHVSNPTSYGVVEFDDAMRAISIEEKPAVPKSNYAIPGLYFYDNSVVEIAKTIEPSARGELEISTVNERYLDAGQLQVQVLDRGVAWLDTGTFESMMQASEYVRVIEDRQGFKIGCIEEIAWRAGWIDDAQLQKLAGPLEKSGYGRYLKGLLAQ, encoded by the coding sequence ATGCGCGGAATTATTCTGGCCGGCGGATCAGGAACTCGCCTGTGGCCCATCACGCGCGGCATCTCCAAGCAGCTGATGCCGATCTATGACAAGCCCATGATCTACTACCCTCTCTCCACGTTGATGATGGCCGGAATCAATGAGATTCTCATCATCACGACGCCGGAATATGAGGACCAGTTCAGATCCTTGCTGGGCGACGGTTCCGATCTGGGCATTCGACTCGAGTACGCTATACAGCCATCGCCAGACGGCCTGGCTCAGGCCTTCATCATCGGCGAAGAGTTTATTGGCGACGACAGCGTCGCGCTCGTATTGGGCGACAACATCTTCCACGGCGTGGGGCTCGGAACGTCTTTGCGCACTCATGACGAGATTGACGGCGGGCTGATCTTTGCGTACCACGTCTCGAACCCGACTTCCTATGGCGTTGTCGAGTTCGACGACGCGATGAGGGCGATTTCCATCGAAGAAAAGCCGGCGGTGCCCAAGAGCAACTACGCCATTCCCGGGCTGTATTTCTACGACAACTCAGTCGTGGAGATCGCCAAGACGATCGAGCCCAGTGCACGAGGCGAGTTGGAAATCAGCACCGTCAACGAGAGGTACCTCGACGCTGGGCAACTGCAGGTTCAGGTACTCGACCGAGGCGTCGCATGGCTTGACACCGGGACTTTCGAGTCCATGATGCAGGCTTCCGAGTATGTCCGCGTCATTGAAGATCGCCAGGGCTTCAAGATCGGTTGCATCGAGGAGATCGCGTGGCGAGCTGGGTGGATCGATGACGCACAGCTTCAGAAACTGGCCGGCCCGCTGGAGAAGAGCGGATACGGCCGTTACCTCAAGGGGCTACTGGCGCAGTAA